The following proteins are encoded in a genomic region of Pungitius pungitius chromosome 19, fPunPun2.1, whole genome shotgun sequence:
- the and1 gene encoding actinodin1, protein MAGRRRSGFSAVVVTALLAVILLPAFLSAGPIAPKPKGDAGEAIQETAAAAQLHRRLIRNRRNISWYKQNSDFWGWYKYFTDNGNQEAVQEMDRIYLAYLQNKNRAEGRRSYKAYLRHLGEVYKSCADSDDADCVSSYTSRPKPEAPKPAPVKTCDPTQDAYCLYAALVQGKSPYQPLVLPAAAPAPVKAPAPQYARSPAPAKDPQSGYYYYSPSAASFLSKEQKAELLRICAADDVECLQYHLRAAYGYGPSAGPVPSYAHLGCDPSRDPTCKPKLVQKAPSGLYLHHPNCDPRDPRCAYAASLVAPRAPNPPAAAGPGSCNPLYEEGCNPLTATRYASPPEAYQNEEEDDEAAAIRAAPPAAQNDPYAMFRDAYASANRVNDPYAMYRQASAPANDPYASLRRFMAQAQGNNPYAAHAEAAPHAEAAPEANPNDPFSAIREAAAAMHRRGQPAARQQFPFPNPNYEEPAQDERHPLGPPGKTKEGHDCFIGYDRECFPAAPTDPRSGIHRRVPYAAEAYEPHLNADGSRSGVLEPSDPHCDPEYDRNCRLRRRDPQPEEARPERRAGEEDQGAAESEPREEQEQEQDQEQYEPEPYQSGQEEPRGPYQPLSQGMPSLQDILRRYGDQYPEQEDRRAYANDYRKK, encoded by the exons ATGGCTGGAAGGAGGAGAAGCGGTTTCTCCGCTGTGGTCGTCACAGCTCTGCTGGCTGTGATTCTGCTGCCTG CATTCTTGTCTGCTGGACCAATCGCGCCAAAGCCGAAAGGAGATG CGGGGGAAGCCATCCAGGAGACTGCGGCCGCTGCACAGTTACACCGGAGGTTGATCCGAAACCGCAGGAACATCAGCTGGTACAAGCAGAACTCGGACTTCTGGGGCTGGTACAAGTACTTCACTGACAACGGCAACCAGGAGGca GTTCAGGAGATGGACCGCATCTACCTGGCCTACCTGCAGAACAAGAACCGTGCGGAGGGCCGCCGCTCCTACAAGGCCTACTTGCGCCACCTTGGGGAAGTCTACAAGTCCTGCGCCGATTCTGACGACGCAGACTGCGTGTCTTCCTACACCAGCAGGCCCAAGCCGGAGGCCCCTAAACCGGCGCCCGTGAAAACCTGTGACCCCACCCAGGATGCCTACTGCCTGTACGCCGCTTTGGTCCAGGGAAAGAGCCCCTACCAGCCTCTGGTGCTGCCGGCTGCCGCCCCGGCACCAGTGAAGGCCCCGGCCCCCCAGTACGCCCGCTCCCCTGCTCCGGCGAAGGACCCCCAGTCGGGGTATTACTACTACTCGCCATCCGCAGCGTCCTTCCTTTCTAAG GAGCAGAAGGCGGAGCTGCTGCGTATCTGCGCCGCCGACGACGTGGAGTGCCTGCAGTACCACTTGAGGGCGGCCTACGGGTACGGACCCTCTGCCGGGCCCGTGCCTTCCTACGCCCACCTGGGCTGCGACCCCAGCAGAGACCCCACTTGCAAACCCAAGCTGGTGCAGAAAGCCCCCTCTGGTCTCTACCTCCACCACCCCAACTGCGATCCACGGGATCCCCGCTGTGCCTACGCTGCCTCCCTCGTG GCGCCTCGTGCCCCCAACCCTCCGGCCGCCGCCGGCCCCGGATCCTGCAACCctctgtatgaagaaggctgcAATCCTCTCACTGCCACCAGGTACGCCAGCCCCCCCGAGGCCTATCAAAATGAAGAGGAAGACGACGAGGCCGCGGCCATCCGCGCCGCTCCGCCCGCCGCGCAGAACGACCCCTACGCTATGTTCAGGGACGCCTACGCCAGCGCTAACAGAGTGAACGACCCCTATGCTATGTACCGCCAGGCTAGCGCCCCGGCTAATGACCCGTACGCCAGTCTGCGCAGATTCATGGCCCAAGCTCAGGGTAACAACCCGTACGCCGCGCACGCCGAGGCCGCCCCGCACGCGGAGGCCGCTCCGGAGGCCAACCCCAACGACCCCTTCTCCGCCATCCGCGAGGCGGCGGCCGCCATGCATCGGCGCGGTCAACCCGCCGCGAGGCAGCAGTTCCCTTTCCCCAACCCCAATTATGAGGAGCCCGCCCAGGACGAGCGCCACCCTCTGGGGCCCCCGGGCAAAACCAAGGAGGGCCACGATTGCTTCATCGGCTACGACCGCGAGTGCTTCCCCGCGGCGCCCACCGACCCGCGCTCCGGGATCCACCGCCGCGTGCCCTACGCCGCCGAGGCCTACGAGCCCCACCTGAACGCCGACGGCAGCCGCAGCGGGGTCCTGGAGCCCTCCGACCCGCACTGCGACCCCGAGTACGACCGCAACTGCCGCCTGCGGCGCCGCGACCCCCAGCCCGAGGAGGCCCGGCCCGAGCGCCGCGCCGGCGAGGAGGACCAGGGGGCGGCAGAGAGCGAGCcgcgggaggagcaggagcaggagcaggaccAGGAGCAGTACGAGCCGGAGCCCTACCAGAGCGGCCAGGAGGAGCCACGCGGCCCCTACCAGCCGCTCTCGCAGGGCATGCCGAGCCTCCAGGACATACTGAGGCGCTACGGCGACCAGTACCCCGAGCAGGAGGACCGCAGGGCCTACGCCAACGACTACCGCAAGAAGTGA
- the cops9 gene encoding COP9 signalosome complex subunit 9, with product MKPAVDEMFPEGAGPYVDLDEAGGSSGLLMDLAANEKAVHSDFFNDFEDLFDDDDLQ from the exons ATGAAACCCGCCGTGGACGAGATGTTCCCCGAAGGAGCCGGACCCTACGTGGACCTGGACGAG GCAGGGGGCAGCAGCGGGCTCCTGATGGACCTGGCAGCCAATGAGAAAGCGGTGCACTCTGATTTCTTTAACG ACTTCGAGGATCTGTTCGATGACGACGACCTGCAGTGA